The Salmo salar chromosome ssa02, Ssal_v3.1, whole genome shotgun sequence genome segment aaacatgtttgttttttttctctccagaaATGATCAAATAGGTTGACAACCCtgttttgtaagcttttaaatatCAATCTCAACTGTTtctcttttccagtgatgaagacatggatgtctcatggtatggtggggtatgcaaaatgccTCAAATTTGATCACCTTTatctcttggcattcaggtccatcaagtcactttctgagcacttctacaaTGGGCAAATATTTACGCAatgttttgttcaaatcaaaaggggtgctgtcaaagtgatttgaattgaaatggatttacCAAGAAATGTTTGCTTTGTTTACGCAGTCTGAGGTGTGACACTTTTGTGTTGAGGTATGTTGTTGGGTGTGAAGAATTCTGTTTGTTGTATTTGGCCTGCCCCTTCATGTGATGTTTAGCGCCGTTGAGAGCATTTGTTGATGTTGATGCAGTAGCCTGTTTTGATGGGCGAACACCAAACACAGTGTTTACTCCTGCCATAGTGCTGACTGTACACCTCTGAGAGCCTCTGTTCTAGgccagagagaaaaacagaactCAGCATGATGATAGTGGGCACagctcaatgtgtgtgtgtcccaaatggcaccctattgcctatatagtgcactattttagcaCTTTTGGGAATATATTGCCATTGGGGACACAGCCAACAGCCCTGGCAGTTTTATTAGGCAGTCTGGTACCATGCTGACTGGAGCTACAAAGAATGGGGGGTGCAGCTATTGCCAATTTCCAAAGCCCCTACTTAGCCTGGTTTGCTCGTGGCCTCACACCCCGGCCTGAATACCGGTCCCATTTTAGCAGGGTAAGCTCTAGCCCTTATTACAGTTATATGACAAGGCCCATGTCTAGGCTACAGGGGTGTTTCTCAACCTCCAGTCTGTGGTCCCAAAAAGGAAAAGCCATAGCTTGTGAGTCCCTGGTCTGAAAAGGACTGCAAAACACTGGTTTTAGAGTAACTGAGCTGAACTATAAGCCTTTTCAGAGGACGGGGACATCTTGCTCCAGTATAACTGACGATCGAGCTGTGAACCCTGCCAAccttgagtaaaaaaaaaaagcttgttctttctctctcgctctcttactTAGCTTTTGGTGAGTGCTTTCACATGTATGTTTCCAGTCTGAGCCATCTTGACCTAAGTGGTGGATTTGTGCCCGGTGGTGGCCTCACATTGCCCCGACGCTACTTCcctcattgttctctctctccttcctctcttctctcggtcgctcgctctctctctccaaactgcAGAATCCAACTGGGCCAGGATAAGAATCTGCCCATTCAGCACAAGATGAAATAAATAATGGTGTCTCGAGCAGCCAGGAAGAAGTAGACAAAATCAGTTCCTTTATTACAACACAGTGCACAGACTTGGCCTAGAATTAGCAAAGACGGTGTCATCATGTACAAGTCCCTAGACTGTTCTGAGCGCGGTGTCACTTAGCTGGAGCATCACCTTGTCtcccacacctctccaaactgatCGGGGACCTGTCGACACATGTCTTCTCATGTCCCCTGGCTGTAATAAAACATTATGAAAGCAATGCCAAGCCCATTGTGTGCCAAGGACCTTACGTTGTGTAACAGCTGCCTTGAGCAGCACAATAAATCGAGGGCTGTGTCTGAAATTATACCCTATTCCCTtcgtcgtgcactacttttgaccagggcccatagggtgccattttggtcgCAACCTAGGTGGTGTTATGTGGTTTATGAGCGGAATTCCACTGATATATTGTGCCTGGGGTGCCTTCACTAGGCTTATTATTACTGGGCTTTTATTATTACTGGGCTTTTATTATTACTGGGCTTTTATTATTACTGGGCTTTTATTATTACTGGGCTTTTATTATTACTGGGCTTTTATTATTACTGGGCTTGTTATTATTACTGGGCTTGTTATTACTAGACCTATTATTTTGCATCCAAGATGATGAAACGATGCATTGTGTAATGCTGGCGTGTGTGCCAGCTGCTGAGACAATTGGATACGAGTCAAGGTTAGTGAGGGGATGTGTGGGTCGTGGCGTTGAATAGACCTGAATGGTGTtttgtctctcgctgtctctcttctctgtcctaaCTTCTCTTGCCCGCCTttatcattttctctctcttgctcacttTTTTGAGATATTAAAGCGGCTGACAATATTGATTTTGGGAACTAGGCCATTTCATTAAATGTCATCGTTGGAGATACAATGGCTAGAATATCTTGTCTGATGCATCTCacgctctctcaattcaatcaACTTTATTAACATGGAAGGTAAAGGAGTTTGCGTTGCCAAAACAAATGAGTCCCACACTAATAAACCTTTCTCTTTCCGCCTCTCTCGCAGGCCTACGAGAGGCGATTCCCCACGTGTCACCTGATTCCCATGTTTGTGGACAGCGAGGTGTTGGAGGAAACTGAGAGCGAGGACGGATCCATACACCAGGTCCAGCGCCGCTGCAAACTGGACGTGGACGCCCCTCGTCTCCTCAAGCGGGTACGGTTGACGGCGCTAACCTGTCGCTAACTTCTCTCTTGAGTCCTGTCAGTcaaccaatcaaatgtatttataaagcattGTCAGTCGATGTGAGTCTTGTACTTTAAGTCATTCAATCAACCAATCCAATGTATTATGAAGCCCTTTTGTACAtcattgtcacaaagtgctttacagtaacACAGCCTAGACCCCAAAGGCCAAGCAAAAGCAGAAGCCGTTTGAGTATTGTTTAAAGTTTCCGCTcaatgtttccagatttctatgaaatatgaattATTAGATTTCTATGAACCTAGAATTAGTTTAAATAGTTTtcgttcaattttttttttaaattaaatgttaAAAAgtagcttttctgtgttggaatggtgttggCTTACCCCAACCACAGAGTGGTGTTGATGTACACCGGTCATTAAAAATATTGATGTGAGTAGattgctgattggccagctcatcctcctcaggacgatgacatcatgttctatgaggaaatagcaagcctTTTTTTAAACGGTCtatttgagatacaagtttgatattTGAGCCcttttctccaatttatgctttggccacaaattcGAGTATAGGATGAGTCGGCAACATTATTTGGATAcgagttaacagaatattaatTTTAAGTGAGATTTTCAGGGGGCAGTTTAAATAAAGTTGCATTTAAAACATCCTTAGCTTGTACTCTAAGCGAAGCTGACATGATGAAAAAAAAACAAGTTAAAAGACCTTAACACGCAAATCAGGCATCGGCCATTTTGTAATCAGTGTATCTGTTTttcctttttgaccattttagttTTGCTGCAACTGGTTTCATGAGTGTCCTTTGTGTGCAGATTGCGGGGGTGGACTATGTGTACTTCAGCCAGGAGAACACTctgaacaagagagagaggacgCTCCACATCGAGTCCCACAACGAGACCTTCTCCAACAGAGTCATCATCCACGAACTCTGCAGCTACTCggtgtgttacacacacacatatgcgcaaacacacacacacacacacacattaaaatgtAGCTTTGGTTAGAATGGTTACATAAGCTACCTGTCCATTCGCTAACACACATTCAAGCCTTGGCTTTAATTTGTcaaaggcatgcacacacacaaacactcaatcacacacacacacacacacacacaaagccctgTTAAACCACTTTGAAGCCAGCTGTCGACAACACACCTATGCATTCACAATTTCTCTTCAAATGGACGGATCGAGCGGTGTTCCAACCAGCTCCTgatatgtagctacagtacacacacgccactTCAGTCTTAGTTTTATATCACCTTATCTCACACGACActtacacacacagccctgtaaAAGCAAGTTGTCGACAGCACACTTATGTCTGAACCCCTTCCCTCCAATGCACTCACAATGCTTCTCTCCAAATAGACAGAGAAAGCTGTGTTCCAACCAGCCTCTCGTATGCTGCTTCCTTCCCACTGAATAATTCAGATCTCCCATTGTTACCGGCAGCACTCCGcctcaacacactcacacactgttctGGAGTCAGTTCTTTCACACCTCCCAGGCCTACTGCGGTGTGTTGCggcactccctcctctgacctcAGTGCTACTCTCACCAGGCTCCCATGGTGAATGAATGCGCTCTGAGTTAATGAGGTCAAGCACATTGCATTAGCATCTAACGAGGGTAGCGGGCCTATTTTTGGTCCGTTATGCAGCTTTCCTTGTGAAGAACAGTTACAGTTAGCCTGCGGCTGCTAACAAGGCTAGGCAGCTCAATTAGACTGAGCTAAAGTTGGCTAATGCTGACATATTTTGGTAGCCAGAGATAACAGGTATCCAACGCCGGAGCTAGCCGAAAAGCTACACAGTAAAATAAGCTCTGTCAGAAGTTGTGTCGCGGTGGGATCACTGTATGACTTGCCTCGGGTTTACCCAGCGGTGTCTGACATTCACACTCCCAGTCCTATCGAACACACTCCACTCACTGACATCCGACAAAATCGATTTTGATACAATCTCgggctgtgtgtgaatgtgctgTCTGTGCTTGATACCGTCACAAAATCCCCCCCTGCTATCAATATTTGTTGGCATATAACGGCACAACCTGTCAGTATTGGTATAATGCCAGTGAACAGTGTCATCGGTACGCATTCCCACATAGCTGAGGATGTGTGGCTTGTAGTGTGCGTCAGCGCTCGGCACAGAGTCATATTGCTGTGTGCGGTTGCCACGGTAACACTTGTATCTTctctttcgtgtgtgtgtgtgcgcaggccCACCCTGAGAATGAGGACTGGACGTGTTTCGAGCAGTCAGCCAGCCTGGACATCAAGTCGTTCTTCGGCTTCGAGAGCACGGTGGAGAAGATAGCCATGAAGCAGTACGCCAGCAGTAtcaagaaggtgtgtgtgtgtgtgtgtgtgagagctggatcttatcagggtcatattcattagacACTAACAGTAGGAAAACAGACTGAAAGGTGGCGGGACTACCTGAAccgtgtccaataagaaatgttggCTATCGTGTATCGTTGGTACGTTGCGCCCTACTGAATACAACCCAGATGTATCATATTTAGAGAATTCACCAGATGTGAAACATTCCCCTCATGCAAAAAATGATGAATCCAACTAGGCTCCATTTCAACTCAGTAACTGAGTTGACATTCcaattttaaaaaaataacctaATTGTATTGGGAATTGAATTCTTCTCCTGCATAGAGTTAAATGAAAAGGAACCGGCCCAACCACAGAATCCAGTGTTGATACAGCAGACATGCCATTGGGCCGTGAGTGGGGAAGTCTATTGCTAAGTGGCTCTTTATTATGTAATGTAAGCCAATTTGCCAAGCCAGTGTAAACAAAGGTAAGCTCCTAGTCCCTATTTAGCCTCCTTCCATATTAGTAACTCTAACTCTCTTCTTTTTCTCACTCTgtcgctctttctctcctcccacctccccctctctccatctctctctctctccctccctctctcgtcttCAGGGTAAGGAGATCATAGAGTTCTACTTAAACCAGCTAGATGAAGAGGGGATAAGCCAGGTGCCCCGCTggactccctcctcctcctccgtcacCACCAAACCTGTCTGTGCCACCCCGAAGCTCCTCCAGCTGGAGCTGCCTGTCACGCCCGCCGTCTCAATCCCTGTGTCCACGGATGCCAATGACCGTGAGATTGCCAATGCCAGCAATAATGATGCCACCCAAAGTGATGCCACCAGCAACGATGCCACTAGCCAACCTGACGACCAGATGGAGAACCAGACGGGCACGCCTGATGGCTAGTATTAATGGATGATTGAGACACTGTTCATAAGATTCAATACGTTAGGGGAATGGGAAACACTATTTTTAAGTGGCGTTTAGCTGGGTGATTGATTTTGAATAAGattgaattgactgaattgagaATTCCCTaaattgtgtgcgtgtgtgttgtagACAAGTTGGATGCAGACTACATCAAGCGCTACTTGGGAGACCTGACGCCTCTGCAGGAGAGCTGTCTGATCAGACTACGACAGTGGCTGCAGGAGAGCCACAAGGgcaaggtgagacacacacacacacacacacacacacccttacagtTTTCAATACACACATACTAAAGCATATTCTATCTTTTAAAATCATACTCTGCTACTttagacacaaacacagaggCATGTGTGACATGCTCACACGCGCACGCTCTTACCCTGCTCCCTCTTAACCCCCGCCTCCCCCCCTTGGAGACCCTtaccctcactccctcctctccctcctcgccACCTTTCCAGATCCCTAAGGACGAGCACATCCTTCGTTTCCTGCGGGCCAGGGACTTTAACATGGAGAAGGCCAGGGAGATCCTGTGTCAGTCCTTAacatggaggaaacagcaccaggTGGACTATCTGTTAGAGACGTGGACCTCACCACAGGTCCTCAATGACTACTACACTGGAGGGTGGCACCACCATGATAAAGGTAtggagacggagagcgagagatgcTCAGGCATGCgcacgcatacacgcacacaaTTAGTCGCTAATAATTGTCACGGAGTCTTGATTTGATGTAGAGGGGTAGTCTGATGATCACAAAATACAGTTGTCGCACAGAATTAGACACACGGCACAAACCCTCCtgtactcatgttatttacaCATGGTAAAATaaaactgttgtgtgtgtgtgtcctgtttctTTGTAAGTTGTTAACAGAAGTAACTTCCTAAAATGTCACTTTTTATTTCACTGAAATAGAAAAAGAAGTCCCTGTCTAAGCCACAACTTCCTGTCATACACCATATTCGTCCAATGAGGGAATACCACTTAGAATTGACTGCATTGCAGTTCACCAGTCCCAATTTCAAAAACGTTGTTACTGCATACTTGTCCTGGGTATTTGCATGCTCTGGTTTATTGCATGTCTTCACGGCAGTCCCAAGGCATTGCCCTCGTCACACAATTAACTGTAGAAGAGCCTAGTTTGAGGAGTGGAATAGCCTATCACCTGTTAGGCAGCGTGAGAGAAACTCCTCAAAAAGCTGGTACTGGAGTCTAACATGCTTTTTGAAGTCCAGTCATTGCACAACCAAATAACAATTCAAAGTGCAATCGTGTGTTAAAAACTGTTTTGATGACCACGATTGAAAAAAGAGCTACTGTTTTTATTTCTCAATCTCAACTGGTAATTAAAGCGCACCTCCCATTCTCCGTTGAAGTGCATAGGCTAAAGTCAACTGTAGGCAGGCTATCAGCAGGTcacccaccactttacaatgGGAGCTTGAGGCAGTATAATTGTTTGAAACTTGAACATTTTACTTCACTTTAAataatgaggcatgtcttaccttgcttcaaagtagcatAGCCAAAATTTCAGCATGATTTCTATGAACTTCCCCATACCGTTTAACCAGCGTGATTTTTATAAAGAATTCCTCATACCGTTTAACCAGCGTGATTTTTATAAAGAATTCCTCATACCGTTTAACCAGCGTGatttttataaagacttcctcatACCGTTTAACCAGCGTGATTTTTATAAAGAATTCCTCATACCGTTTAACCAGCATGatttttataaagacttcctcatACCGTTTAACCAGCATGatttttataaagacttcctcatACCATTTAACCAGCATTTCTCCACTGTTCTGTTGGTTTTCATATTAACTTTATttcgttgtccagaagccaaaggcacaatcctggtcatattagcaacccatcctagttcTTCCCCATCTTTCTACATTTCTAGCAGAGATTTTAATCTCTGTCGTATATGGAGCCACTGTCATTGGGTGCACTGTTTTAGAGCTGTGTTTTCCCACCAATTGCATTTTGGCAAGTGTTTTGAAAATGATGTTATATTAGTTGCTTCATTACAGGAGTTGCATGTTCAATAGGTTATAGCCTTTTGACTGTTCGACGATAGGCTTGCTATTGTTGTGTGTTTCTCGTAATGAAAAGTATCTATTCCTTATATGCATGCATAATATTTTACTGCTTATAATTGTTTTTACCATTTGTTGACTGGTTAATCAGGATTGGTTAGTCGGAAGCAAAATGGACCGAAATGTGCATCCCTAGACTATAGAAATATACTTATGTCTGTGTGTCCTTCCAGAGGGTCGTCCTCTCTATATCCTGCGTCTGGGACAGATGGACACCAAGGGGCTGGTCCGAGCCCTGGGGGAGGAGTCTCTACTCAGACACGTGAGTGGGCCTCTTCTGCTGTTAACCACAGATGTGCTaactaaagtgtgtgtgtttctgtgtgtgtgtgtgtgtaagcatacCTACATGTGTGTTTTAACCCTTCAGGTTCTATCCATAAACGAGGAGGGCCTCAGGCGCTGTGAGGAGAACACCAAAGTCTTTGGCCGACCAATCAGGTACACACCCCGTTGCTGTttggtagtagcaccaccactccCTCTGATAGGTCAAGTGGAGTTTAAGCCATATTGCATACACCCATCCAGGCCTCTCAGATCGACAGGACACAAGTTCTGTGGGAGAAGGACTCAACAAGTAATGAGTCCTATGGGGCCTCTGTAACTGTTGCTAAGCTAATGTGTATCATGGGAATTGCCTTGGTGCAGTGGGGTTATTAACACAGAGGCTGCGGAGTGTGCTCTTTAAAGTTAAATCTATCTCTAGGCAAGATGGAAAGAATGTGGAgggttcctctctgaaaggtgtgggtgagagagagacggggaaatTGATTAAGTGACGGAGAAatggaaaagagagggaagagggaagggggAAAAAAGAGAGAATGTGAGAATAGGGGTGTTATCTGGCAGCTGTCAGGCTTATCAGATGGACGTGACTATGGAGCGAAGCCATGCAGGAATGTTTCTCAAGTGTGCTAGGGTGGAAAGCCATGGAGCTTCCCTCACGTaagacagggagcgagagagcccCGGATTGAGAGAGTGGAAGGAATCTGTCTCCGTTTTTTGACGTCACAGGGTCGAATTTGGAAATGTAATGTGTATTGTACTTAAAAATCTGTGCATAGTACCTAAAATGTTCTccaacctcctctctctcgctcccctctagTTGTTGGACGTGTCTGGTGGACCTCGAAGGGTTAAACATGCGCCACCTGTGGCGACCGGGGGTTAAGGCCCTTCTGAGAATCATTGAGGTGGTGGAGGCCAACTACCCAGAGACCCTGGGACGTCTGCTCATACTGAGGGCTCCTAGAGTCTTCCCTGTGCTCTGGACCCTGGTGAGACACTATGAAATACTATGGCTGGAGACTCctaaagggcaccctattccctatatggtgcttATAGGGCATTAGATAAGATGCAATTAGGCATGATTTATTTAGGTGGGAGCAGTAGGGTGTTGACTCGTCCCACCGTCTCTGTCCTGTGTTCAGGTGAGCCCGTTCATCGACGAGAACACCCGTAAGAAGTTCCTGATCTACGCTGGTAATGACTACCAGGGCCCCGGCGGCCTGCTGGACTACATAGACAAGGAGGTCATCCCTGACTTCCTGGGAGGAGAGTGTATGGTGAGTCACTgtgggggtgcgtgtgtgtgtggcgtcatcACCCAACATAGTCACATTGTCGTGTGGTTGCCATGATAACGTTTGTATCCCTTTTTCGTGTCTGTGAGCGTCTGTGCATGCATATAAATGATATTATCCTTGTGGAGCAGAAGGACATGTACTTTCTATGACGTTTTAGTTTCTCATATGGCCTAATTCTGTGTGCAGTGTGAAGTCCCCGAGGGAGGCCTGGTTCCCAAATCTCTGTACCGTACTGCAGAGGAGCTGGAGAACGAAGACATCAGCCTGTGGACAGAGACTATCTACCAGAGTGCCAGCGTCTTCAAGGGAGCGCCCCACGAGGTGAGCCCCAACACAGTGCACCTCGGCTGGGGCGGAGCAGAGAGGACTCGAGGAGAGCGGAGCGAGTGTGGCCTTAGCTGGAGCTTTTCCTTGACCGACACTGCCACCCATTGGAGAAATCCTGAAAGTGCATTGAAACTGATCTTCAGACATTTAGCCACTGTTCTGTCACAAATTGAACATGAACTTTGCTTTGAGAGGAATCTGCACCCATTTGTTCTTTTGTTTCTGTTACATAAAAGTAGATGGATGATATAATCTGTTATAAAAGGAGCCATGGTAACTTGTCGGTAGAAATCTGCTGTCTTATCTCCCTCTGTCATCTGTTCTTTTCTCTCTAATTCTTTTTCAATCTCTTTCTTTTACTTCTACTCTTctcatccctccccctccctctccctttctctcccctccctccttcaacCCTCCTCATCTCCCTGCGTTCCCTCCCAGGTGGTGCTCGAGATCATCGACGCCGCCTCCGTGATCACCTGGGACTTTGACGTGTGTAAGGGCGACGTGGTCTTCCACCTCTACCACTCAAAGCGCGCCCCCCAACCCCCCCGCAAGGACCCCCTAGTGGGGCAACACAGCAGCATCACCACCCCCGGGGGGAACAACGTCCAGCTCATAGACAAGTCCTGGACCTTAGGCCTGGACTACAGCATGGTGGAGTCACCACTCACCTGCAAGGAGGGGGAGAGCGTGCAGGTCAGCACTGGAGCAGCACACTAGTTGTTCGTAGTATTGAGAAAGACATCAGGCATGCAGGTGGCTCTTTGTCAGTGCCTGAGAGAATCTCTTGACTGAATTAATGAATTAAGCTTGACTCCATGAAAATATACTGGTTTGCGTATTACAGCAATGTTGAAACCAGTTGTTTAGTGTtaagtgtgattttttttttaaatgccattCAATACTTAATGAATCTGATGTTAAGAACATTCAGATTGACAATGATTAAAACCTCTCATCTAATGCATCTCtctttccgtccctctcctctccctctcgccgtccctctccctctcgccgtccctctcctctccctctcgccgtccctctccccctctccgtccctctcctctccctctcgccgtccctctcctctccctctcgccgtccctctcctccccctctctttccgtccctctcctccccctctctttccgtccctctcctccccctctctttccgtccctctccttcccctctctttccgtccctctcctccccctctctttccgtccctctcctccccctctctttccgtccctctcctccccctctctttccgtccctctcctccccctctctttccgtccctctccttcccctctctttccgtccctctccttcccctctctttccgtccctctccttcccctctctttccgtccctctccttcccctctcgttCCGTCCCTCTCCCAGGGTTCCCACGTGACCAGGTGGCCCGGGTTCTACATCCTGCAGTGGAGGTTCCACACCATGCCGGGCAGCGCCTCCACCAACCTGCCCCGCGTGGACGACGTCCTTGCCTCCCTGCAGGTCTCCTCACACAAGTGCAAAGTCATGTACTACACAGAGGTCATTGGCTCCGAGGACTTCAGGttagtagcagtgtgtgtgtgtgtgtgtgtgtgagctgataCCAAATTGGTCAACaaagtaaatgttttttttttttaaatcgtacAATATTTTGTGTtattattgtattgtatcatcACTTTTTTCCATTTTATATTTGTTGTATACAATGTTGACATTCATGTCCATTGTAGCCATTATGAAGTGCCAAGTGTAGGCTTCCCCTCCTAAAGAGAGAGACGTCCTTTTTACCCTCCACTCTTTCTTTTCAATGCGCTCCTGTCCTCTTATCGCTCACCAACCCCTCTTCCACTCCTTCTGTCTCTTCCTGTGAAGAACGGCTTGCTTTGACGTTCAAAGTTTGTAAGTGGACCTGTGTTCCCTTAGCTTTGCATTGCGTTTGGTTGCTTACGAGAACTCCCATTTAACAGTTAGCGACAACTCTGTAAGATGCTAGCATCCTGACCCTTCGCGTATGGCTTTATTTGAGCATTTCCTCACCAGCAATGCTAGGCTTTCTCTTTTGTGCTTCAGCTAGAGAAAGgccactcacactcactcactaagCTAGCTAGTCTCACCCTTGCTTGCATGAATGACTAACAGACACATGGTTTTTTTAGTTTGAGTTGCCTTCCTCCTTTGCCACGAAGGGCTACCTGTATTTCAGGGTTCCCTAACTCATGGCtcgcttttatttattttcattgttggacataaaataatgattaaagtcatttttaatttaggaaatctgttcaagTATTTCCATGCATAATAGAGGCACGTGTCGTCATACAAATctaagtaaatgtaaaatgattaGGTTTTAATTCAAATatgatatctgtttgggcttcttgcggtcaatttgcagtctacaaatgatttgtaattatgttccggccccctgaccatctgctCAAGACAGAATCGGCCCACAGCTGAATGTAGCTGATGATCCCTGCTGTGTTTTTCTGCCTCTGCAAATTGGTTGATATGGATAAGAAGTCTTTCATTCATGCCCCTCAAAACTATCACTTAAGCATGAGAGACCATGTTCTAGTCACCGTGGGTTAGAAGAACCTATTT includes the following:
- the LOC106588180 gene encoding SEC14-like protein 1 isoform X1 yields the protein MVQKYQSPIRVYKHPFELVMEAYERRFPTCHLIPMFVDSEVLEETESEDGSIHQVQRRCKLDVDAPRLLKRIAGVDYVYFSQENTLNKRERTLHIESHNETFSNRVIIHELCSYSAHPENEDWTCFEQSASLDIKSFFGFESTVEKIAMKQYASSIKKGKEIIEFYLNQLDEEGISQVPRWTPSSSSVTTKPVCATPKLLQLELPVTPAVSIPVSTDANDREIANASNNDATQSDATSNDATSQPDDQMENQTGTPDDKLDADYIKRYLGDLTPLQESCLIRLRQWLQESHKGKTLTLTPSSPSSPPFQIPKDEHILRFLRARDFNMEKAREILCQSLTWRKQHQVDYLLETWTSPQVLNDYYTGGWHHHDKEGRPLYILRLGQMDTKGLVRALGEESLLRHVLSINEEGLRRCEENTKVFGRPISCWTCLVDLEGLNMRHLWRPGVKALLRIIEVVEANYPETLGRLLILRAPRVFPVLWTLVSPFIDENTRKKFLIYAGNDYQGPGGLLDYIDKEVIPDFLGGECMCEVPEGGLVPKSLYRTAEELENEDISLWTETIYQSASVFKGAPHEVVLEIIDAASVITWDFDVCKGDVVFHLYHSKRAPQPPRKDPLVGQHSSITTPGGNNVQLIDKSWTLGLDYSMVESPLTCKEGESVQGSHVTRWPGFYILQWRFHTMPGSASTNLPRVDDVLASLQVSSHKCKVMYYTEVIGSEDFRTACFDVQSLGSMTSLESSHSGFSQLSHATSNHSQSSSMISR
- the LOC106588180 gene encoding SEC14-like protein 1 isoform X2, coding for MVQKYQSPIRVYKHPFELVMEAYERRFPTCHLIPMFVDSEVLEETESEDGSIHQVQRRCKLDVDAPRLLKRIAGVDYVYFSQENTLNKRERTLHIESHNETFSNRVIIHELCSYSAHPENEDWTCFEQSASLDIKSFFGFESTVEKIAMKQYASSIKKGKEIIEFYLNQLDEEGISQVPRWTPSSSSVTTKPVCATPKLLQLELPVTPAVSIPVSTDANDREIANASNNDATQSDATSNDATSQPDDQMENQTGTPDDKLDADYIKRYLGDLTPLQESCLIRLRQWLQESHKGKTLTLTPSSPSSPPFQIPKDEHILRFLRARDFNMEKAREILCQSLTWRKQHQVDYLLETWTSPQVLNDYYTGGWHHHDKEGRPLYILRLGQMDTKGLVRALGEESLLRHVLSINEEGLRRCEENTKVFGRPISCWTCLVDLEGLNMRHLWRPGVKALLRIIEVVEANYPETLGRLLILRAPRVFPVLWTLVSPFIDENTRKKFLIYAGNDYQGPGGLLDYIDKEVIPDFLGGECMCEVPEGGLVPKSLYRTAEELENEDISLWTETIYQSASVFKGAPHEVVLEIIDAASVITWDFDVCKGDVVFHLYHSKRAPQPPRKDPLVGQHSSITTPGGNNVQLIDKSWTLGLDYSMVESPLTCKEGESVQGSHVTRWPGFYILQWRFHTMPGSASTNLPRVDDVLASLQVSSHKCKVMYYTEVIGSEDFRGSMTSLESSHSGFSQLSHATSNHSQSSSMISR
- the LOC106588180 gene encoding SEC14-like protein 1 isoform X3, which translates into the protein MVQKYQSPIRVYKHPFELVMEAYERRFPTCHLIPMFVDSEVLEETESEDGSIHQVQRRCKLDVDAPRLLKRIAGVDYVYFSQENTLNKRERTLHIESHNETFSNRVIIHELCSYSAHPENEDWTCFEQSASLDIKSFFGFESTVEKIAMKQYASSIKKGKEIIEFYLNQLDEEGISQVPRWTPSSSSVTTKPVCATPKLLQLELPVTPAVSIPVSTDANDREIANASNNDATQSDATSNDATSQPDDQMENQTGTPDDKLDADYIKRYLGDLTPLQESCLIRLRQWLQESHKGKIPKDEHILRFLRARDFNMEKAREILCQSLTWRKQHQVDYLLETWTSPQVLNDYYTGGWHHHDKEGRPLYILRLGQMDTKGLVRALGEESLLRHVLSINEEGLRRCEENTKVFGRPISCWTCLVDLEGLNMRHLWRPGVKALLRIIEVVEANYPETLGRLLILRAPRVFPVLWTLVSPFIDENTRKKFLIYAGNDYQGPGGLLDYIDKEVIPDFLGGECMCEVPEGGLVPKSLYRTAEELENEDISLWTETIYQSASVFKGAPHEVVLEIIDAASVITWDFDVCKGDVVFHLYHSKRAPQPPRKDPLVGQHSSITTPGGNNVQLIDKSWTLGLDYSMVESPLTCKEGESVQGSHVTRWPGFYILQWRFHTMPGSASTNLPRVDDVLASLQVSSHKCKVMYYTEVIGSEDFRTACFDVQSLGSMTSLESSHSGFSQLSHATSNHSQSSSMISR
- the LOC106588180 gene encoding SEC14-like protein 1 isoform X4, translated to MVQKYQSPIRVYKHPFELVMEAYERRFPTCHLIPMFVDSEVLEETESEDGSIHQVQRRCKLDVDAPRLLKRIAGVDYVYFSQENTLNKRERTLHIESHNETFSNRVIIHELCSYSAHPENEDWTCFEQSASLDIKSFFGFESTVEKIAMKQYASSIKKGKEIIEFYLNQLDEEGISQVPRWTPSSSSVTTKPVCATPKLLQLELPVTPAVSIPVSTDANDREIANASNNDATQSDATSNDATSQPDDQMENQTGTPDDKLDADYIKRYLGDLTPLQESCLIRLRQWLQESHKGKIPKDEHILRFLRARDFNMEKAREILCQSLTWRKQHQVDYLLETWTSPQVLNDYYTGGWHHHDKEGRPLYILRLGQMDTKGLVRALGEESLLRHVLSINEEGLRRCEENTKVFGRPISCWTCLVDLEGLNMRHLWRPGVKALLRIIEVVEANYPETLGRLLILRAPRVFPVLWTLVSPFIDENTRKKFLIYAGNDYQGPGGLLDYIDKEVIPDFLGGECMCEVPEGGLVPKSLYRTAEELENEDISLWTETIYQSASVFKGAPHEVVLEIIDAASVITWDFDVCKGDVVFHLYHSKRAPQPPRKDPLVGQHSSITTPGGNNVQLIDKSWTLGLDYSMVESPLTCKEGESVQGSHVTRWPGFYILQWRFHTMPGSASTNLPRVDDVLASLQVSSHKCKVMYYTEVIGSEDFRGSMTSLESSHSGFSQLSHATSNHSQSSSMISR